From Pseudodesulfovibrio nedwellii:
CTGTGCCGAGACTTCGTCCCGCAACAGGCGCATCAGACTTATCAGAAAACATACCCAAGAGCAAAATAATTCCGCCAGCCATGTATTCTCCGAGGAAGTCCCCGGCCTTTCCGCCAACAACGATTTTTGGTTGGTGGTCAAGGTAGGCTTTCATATGAATTCCAACCCGGTAGCCAACATCACCCTTGATGAAAATTTCACCACCACGCATTGCGTACCCGATGACATCGCCAGCAAGTCCTTCAATGATGATGCGACCATTATCCATAGTATTGCCGACACCATCTTGAGCATTGTTGTGAATACGGAGTTTGGGACCACGCATAAATGCGCCCAAATCTTGCCCCGGAACGCCATAGACATCGAATGTCAGGTCCCCTTCCAAGGCCGTGGCAATATATCGTTGCCCGTTGCATTCCTTGAGCGTGAAATCAGTCACGCCACTTTTGATAAGCTCTCGAATTTCTTCGTTGAACTGCTTGTAATATGTTCGCCCTGCCGTGAGGGTCTTCTTTTTTCTTTTGGCTGTCATTTAATCCTCCAGATCCACGATGACGGGTTCGCCCGCCTTGGGCATCCAGACTCTATCCAGGTCGGGACAGACATCACGCACTGCCGATTCTTCGGAAGACATGAAGACCATGTCATCTTTTTCAGCCACCAGAAGCGGTCTGAGTTTGATGCGGTCGTTAAGTCCCATGAGTCGGTTATTATCGGCGACCAGAATGGCAAAGGGACCGTTGAGCATACCTGGGCCGTAGGTGGCGCGAAGTGTGGTGTACAGTTCCTTGTCTTCGTCATCCATACGCTCGATTTCGTCCCAGAAAGGCGGCGCAAAACATTTTGCCGTCATTTCCCAGGATAGACCGTGTTTACGGATGAGCATGTCCAATTCATAAGCCACGACTTCGGTATCTGTCATCATGGTGCAGAGATAGTCGTGTTCGCATAGATATCGGCGATTAATACCATATGATGAAATCTCGCCGTTGTGGACAATAGACCAGTTCAGAATGGTGAATGGATGTGCTCCTCCCCACCAGCCGGGGGTATTTGTCGGAAAACGGTTATGCCCGGTCCAGATATAAGCCGAGTATTCTTCCAGGCGGAAGAATTCAGCGATATCTTCAGGAAAGCCAACACCCTTGAATGCACCCATGTTCTTACCACTGGACACGACAAATGCGCCGGGAACAGTGGTGTTAATTTTCATGACCACGGCAACGATGTAATCTTCTTCCGGTAATTCCCAGAATTCGTTGTCCGGTTTTTCAGGGACAGTCACGAAATACCGATTGAACATCGGCGGATTGGGAATAGCCAAGGTCCGTCGAGTGGGAATTGGTTCGTAATAATGCAGATCGAAGTATGTCTTGATCATTTCTTCTGAGCCCTTGATGGCCGCATCATCATCACACATCATGTGGAAGCAGTATTTGTCTGCATGGTCAGGGTAGATGCCATAGGCTGCAAATCCGCCGCCAAGGCCATTCCCACGATCATGCATACAGGTCATGGCTTGAATGGGCATGTCGCCCGGAATCAATCCACGTTTCTTGTTGATGACGCCGAATATTCCACAACCGGAAATATCCTTTTCGAAATCATAATATCTATCAGGCGCTTTCATGTAATCCTCTCAGAAATCGCTAACTTACGCTTTGGGGTTCCAAGTTTCCCGAAAGAAATCATCAGGCCACATCAGTACATCCGGCTCACCGGCCAAAAGTTGTTTCTTGGCCTCTTCAGGGATGGGCATTTGGAATTTGACAAAAGCTGTATACATGCCGGCCATGTCGATATCACCCACCAGGACATAGCCCACCAAGTGGTCTTTTTGAAATACCAGTTTGCGGTAGCTCTTTTTCTTTTTGTCCAAAGTAATGGAAGCCGTATAGGACTCGTCATCTTCCGGCGGATTAACCGTCCCAACCGAAATAGTTGGCAGGCCATAGAACGAGATAGAGTTCATGGCTAAGGACCCTTTGAACTCGATGTCTGTGCCAGTCATGTTTTTACCGGCGCAGAAGCCTTGATTATATGCGTTTGTCCAGATGGGGATGACCCGATCGTCACCGAATAGCAAATCTTTGGCTTGAGCTACATCGCCCGCCGCGAATATGCCGTCGGCACTGGTGCGCATATGGTCATCTACATGAATGCCTCGGTCCACTTCGATACCAGCGCTTTTTGCCAGCCCGTAGTTGGGGACAACACCGATGGCAATGACGACCACGTCGGTCTGCAAGAAATCGCCGTCAGTCAGATGGACACCTTTGAGCTTGCCGTCTGCATCTCGTTGAATTTCCTTGGCAGAAACGCCGCAGCGAACGTTGAGACCGACTTCAGCAAGCCGTGAACCAGCCAGCGAAGCTGCGTTTTCATCAAACGCAAGACTCAATATGCGGGGAGACAGTTCCAGAATGGTGACGTCAACACCACGATCAAACAGGGATTCACCGGCTTTCAGGCCAATAAGTCCACCACCGATGACAACCGCCCTTTTTATTTCCTTGGCTTTGGAAATAAGCGTCTGGGCGTGTTTCAGATTGGTGAAGTTATATACGTCGGTACCATCAGATCCCGGAATGGGAGGTGTAAAAGGGATACCGCCTGTGGCGATAAGCAGATTTTCGAATTCAATAGTCTCGCCTTTGTTCGTGGTTACGGTTTTGGCTTTGGTATCAATGCCGGTGACTGTTGTGCCAAGCTTGAGGGAGACTTTGCTTTTTTCATAGAATTCTTGAGGACGAAGAGCTAAACGGTCCGGACCGATCTTGCCTGCGAGCAGGTAGGAAATGAGAGGACGACCATATGCCGGGGAATCCTCGGCACCGATAATCAGGATCTCGTTGTCGGTATCTACCTTGCGGATACCCTCGATGGCACCGATGGAAGCGATGCCGTTACCAATGATGACGTATTTCATGGTCGCTTCCTACCTTTCCTCGAATTTCAAGGCCTGATTGGGACATGCCTGCACACAGGCAGGACCTTCTTCACGCCCTTCGCACAGGTCACATTTGACGATTTTGCTTTCCGTGGGGTGTCTGCGAATGGCTCCGTAAGGACATGCCATCAGGCAGGACCAGCAGCCGACGCATTTATTCCGATCATATACAGTGCGTCCGGTCTCAGGGTCTTTGTATAAACCACCGGAAATACAGGCGGCTACACAAGACGGCTCGTCACAATGACGGCAGCTGATGGCAACACAAGTGTCACCTTTTTCAAAGACCTTTTTGCAAGGAGACAAGCCGTCTTTGCTCCGCTCTTCACGGTAGGCGACAATCAGATCTTTGGATTTGGAATGCGCAGTGATGCAGGCCAACTCGCAGAGGTGGCAGCCAATACAGTAATCTTTATCCGGATAGACTCTTTTCATGGTGTCCTCCGCTTAACGCCCGGCATGCTTGATGCCGAGAATGTCGAGTTCAGTGTCGGAAAGACCTACACCGCGAAGCTTATCGCGGTTGCCGCGCAGGGATTCAATGGAGTTCAACCCCATGCCGCCAAGCATTTCTTCAATTTCATGACCCCAGGCCCGAATCAGATTGGTCAATTTCTTGGCCGCAATATCCGGGTTCTGACGTTTGGACAATTTGGGATCGTTGGTAGCTATGCCCCATGGGCATTTGCCAGTGTAACAACGGCCGCAAATGGTACAGCCTACAGCGATCAAGGTCGCGGTGCCGATGTAAACGGCGTCAGCACCAAGGGCGATAGCCTTAACAACATCACCGGAGCACCTGATACCGCCTGCCGCAACGATAGAGACATTGTTGCGAATTCCTTCATCACGCAGGCGTTGATCTACCTGTGCTAACGCCAGTTCGATGGGAATACCAACGTTGTCGCGAATCATTGCCGGGGCCGCGCCTGTTCCACCACGCATGCCGTCAACTGTGATGATGTCCGCGCCCGCCCTGGCAATACCAGAGGCGATGGCCGCAACATTATGAACAGCGGCAATTTTAACGGAAACTGGAACCTTATATTCAGAGGCCTCCTTCAGCGCGTAAATGAGCTGAAGCAGATCTTCGATGGAATAGATATCGTGATGCGGTGCCGGAGAAATTGCATCTGAACCGATGGGGACCATTCTCGTTTCTGACACCATGTCATTAATCTTTTCACCAGGCAGATGGCCGCCGATACCAGGTTTTGCGCCCTGCCCTACTTTGATTTCGATACCTGCACCGGCTTTGAGATAATCAAGATGCACGCCGAAACGGCCGGACGCTACCTGCACGATGGTATTTTTGCCATATTTGTATAAAGACTTGTGCAAGCCTCCTTCGCCCGTATTGTAGGCTGTGCCGGTTGCTGTGGCGGCACGAGCCATTGCACGGTGAAGGTTGAAGTTGATAGCACCGAAGCTCATGGCAGCGAACATGATTGGTATATCGAGTTCAAGCTGCGGTGTAAGTTTGGTGTTCAGCTTGGGTTTGCCGGTCTTTTTATCTGTTGTAATATTCAATTTTCTGGGCTTCGCGCCAAGAAATGTTTTTAGTTCCATAGGCTCACGCAGTGGGTCAATGGACGGGTTGGTGACCTGACTGGCGTCGAGCAACATGCGATCCCAGTATACGGGAATATCTACGGGTGACCCCATTCCAGCCAGCAGAACGCCACCTGTGTCAGCCTGTTTATATATATTCTGTAAGAATACGGGGCGCCACAGATTGTTGGTTCTGAAGTCAGAAGGCTTGTTAACGATGTTCAGGGCAGCTGTGGGGCACAAAGCCTCACAACGGTGACAGCCTATGCACTTGGTGTTGTCGTGCATAACTTTCTGTCGGGCTTCATCCCAATAATGGGCTTCATACGAACACTGACGGACGCACACCTTGCAATTTATGCACAGGTCTTTGTCCCGTTCAATACAAAACTCATGGTAGTTTTTGTTGATGGGCTGAAAAAGCAAGACTGGTACCTCTTTACGTTTGTTGCCAAAAAAGTCATCTCGCATCCAAGATGTTTGGAGCTCGGCTTTAAATTTTTCACAATTCGGGGAATATCGAGAGTCCTCCGAAGGAAAAATAGAAAACCACAAGTACCATTATCCTGTCAAGAGAAGTTTTAAACACTTGGAATCGTTGATTTTGTAAATAAATGACAAAGTTAAAACAGGCTAGTGCAGTCTGAAATGGTACTCAAAGTTACAAAAATGAAGGGAAATGTGTGCATATCCTTTGCCTCCTTGACTTTGCGAGTGCCTCAACGTAAGAATTGATTTATGAACACGTACCCAAACCGCTTTAGCTTCTTTTTCTTTTTTAGCTTCCGCTTTTTTAGAAGCGCCTGCGGTCTTGGGGTGTATGTGTAACAACTAATTATTACATGACATCCACAACAAGGGCCGTAGGCGATAAGCTTACGGCCCTTTTCTATTGTGCCGCAAGCTTGATGCTACGGTCGAAACAACGAGGGGCATCCGTTATGATGTTGGGTTTCGGGAGTGTTGAAATTGCATTGGCGTTTTGGTTAAGCATTGGTGCGACGCTTTTGTGTGTAGTTTACGGAATTGTGAATTGGAACAATTCTGGCGATCCCACGACGACTGTTGAATCCGGGGAGGATAAGTAGATGGAAGGCAAACTCCTCGGAATTATTATCTATTTATGTGTCATATTTTATCTGGGGTATCGAGCCTGGAAAAACACAAAACAATCCACGGATTATATGCTTGCTGGCCGTGGCATGAATCCTTTCGTCCTTGCCATGTCTTACGGAGCGACTTTTGTCTCAACTTCAGCCATCATTGGCTTTGGTGGAGTGTCCGGCATGTTTGGTATGTCACTGCTTTGGCTCACCTTTTTGACGATTTTTGTGGGAATCTTTATCGCCATGGTCTTTTTTGGCAAACGTACACGGCGCATGGGGTTGGCTCTTGATTCTCACACCTTTCCTGAACTCTTGGGAAGACGCTATAAGTCAAAATTCATTCAACAATTCTCAGGTGTTGTCATATTTGTTTTTATTCCGGTATACGCTGCCGCTGTTCTTATCGGTATTTGTCGGATGCTTGAGGTGGCATTTCCCGCTGTGAGTTATGGAGCATGGTTGCTTATCGTGACGGCGGTTGTCGCCATGTATGTCATTACCGGTGGCCTTAAGGCCGTTATGTATACGGATGCCTTCCAAGGCACGATTATGGCGGTAATGATGCTTATTTTGATCGTCACCACCTACTCACTTCTCGGCGGTGTGACCGAAGCGCATCAGGCATTGACCGATATGATCAATCTGGTGCCTACCAAATTACAACAAGGTGGACTTGTCGGTTGGACAACGGGACCGCACTTGCAGTCTCCAATTGGTCTGACCATCTATACTACTATTATATATGGTGTCGGTATTGGTGTTTTGGCGCAGCCACAGCTGGCCATTCGATTCATGACTGTACCGTCTGACCGCGAGTTAAACCGAGCTGTTGCCATCGGCGGTGTCTTCATTCTTTTGATGACCGGTGTCGCATTTCTTGCGGGCGCATTGTCCAATGTTGTTTTCTATAAGGAGTTCGGCAAGATATCTATTGCCATGGCTGGCGGTAATTTTGATAAAATTATTCCTCTTTATATCGACAAGATTATGCCGGGTTGGTTTTCAGGCCTTTTCCTTGTCGCCATGTTTGCGGCAGCTATGTCCACCATGAGCTCCCAGTATCATGTAGGCGGCACCTCGCTATCCCGTGATTTTTTGGAACAGCACGTATCCATTGGCAATGGTGATTCTTCAATGAAACTTAATCGTTTGGGAGTGACTGTAGCCGTTATCGCCACCCTGATCTGGGCGTGGCTCCTGCCCGGTGGAGTTATTGCGCGTGCCACGGCCTTTTTCTTTGGTCTGTGCGCAGCATCTTTCTTGCCAATTTATGTCCTAGGCTTGTACTGGAAAGGCATGACTAAAATTGGAGCCAAAATATCCATGGTCGGCGGTTTCGTCTTCTCCATGTTCTGGCTTTTGTTCATTCACCTCAAGGAAGCCGCACCAATTGGATTGTGTCAGGCTTTGACCGGACAGGTGACCTTGGTGGCAAACACGTCAAAAGGTTCATGGATTTGGTTGCTTCAATGGGTTGACCCCAATGTTGTCGCCCTGCCCGTTTCGTTAGCTTTGGCAGTCGGCATAAGTCTTGCCACCCGACGAATGGAACAAAAACATCTTGATCTCTGCTGGGACGGTCTGTGCTAACTGTTTAATGTTAAAAGGAAAACATGGGTGCCTGAAGAATCAAGCCGGCACCCTTTTTTTATGAGTAATTGACAGCCGCACGCATTGCGCACATAAAAAGCCATTCACGAACAAAAGGATTAAAAAAAATATGAGAAAGATCGATGTAAACGTCAAATTCCTGCATCCCGTCTGGGAAGAAAATGAACTTGCCTATGCAACTGAACATTCTGCCGGACTTGATTTGCGCGCCTGTATTGATTCTGAGGACCTTGAAATCGGTCCCGGAGAAAAGGCTGCCATTCCTGCTGGGGTTGCCATTGAAATCCGTGAACCGAGTATTGCCGGTTACGTTTTTTCACGCAGTGGCCTTGGTACTAAGGATGGCCTGACCGTTAGTCAGGGCGTTGGCGTTATTGATCCCGATTATCGTGGTGAGATTAAAGTTTCTCTGTTGAATACTTCGGACAAGGTGCGACGAATCAAGCGCGGACAGCGCATCGCACAATTGGTATTCATGCCCATCTTTCAGGCTGCCATTCTTCCGGTCGACGAACTCGGCGATACGGATAGAGGAGCTGGTGGATTCGGGTCCACGGGAAAACATTAACTCAATAGAGAATAGAAATGAGCAATAAATTTGATGAAATAGTAAAAAAAGAAAACGCCCTTCTCTGCAACACCTATGGCCGGTATCCGCTGGCTATTTCCAAGGCCAAAGATTGCAGGTTGTATGATCTTGATGGCAACGAGTATTATGATTTTCTGGCAGGCATCGCAGTATGCAGCCTTGGTCACAGCCGCGAGGATTTGGCAGAAGTCATGGCCGAACAAGCCAAAAAACTGGTTCATGTTTCCAATTTGTTTTATCAGGAGCCGCAACTAGAACTGGCTGAAAAACTTTTGAGCACATGCAATGCCGGAAAAGTCTTTTTCTGTAACTCTGGCGCAGAAGCTAACGAAGGAGCCATCAAGCTCGCTCGCAAGTACATGTGCACGGTCAAGAACGAAAATCGCTACGAAATCATTACCTTGGAAAAGTCCTTTCATGGCAGGACGTTGTCCACCCTGACGGCGACAGGTCAAACAGGTCCAATCAAGGACGGTTTTTCTCCATTGCCTGAAGGATTTATTACGGTTCCCTTTGGTAATGTAAATGCTTTACGTGGGGCTATTGGCAAGAATACGGCTGCAATAATGATTGAGATGGTCCAGGGAGAAGGCGGCGCTCGTCCTTTGTCGAGCGATTACGTCAATGATATCGTTCAGATATGCAAGGAAAACGGTATCCTTCTTATCGTTGACGAAATTCAGACAGGCGTCTGTCGGACTGGGAGAATGTGGGCGCACCAACATTACAACATCACGCCCGACATTTTTACTTCTGCCAAAGCTTTGGCCAATGGTCTGCCCATAGGTGCCATGCTGTGTACAGATGAGCTTGCCAAAGGCTTTACGCTAGGTTCTCATGGCACCACCTTTGGTGGCGGAGCTGTCGTGTCTGCTGTAGCAGCCAAAGTTCTGGACATCATGATCAACGAGAAAATGGCAGAACGCGCATGGGAAATGGGTGAATTTGCCGCAGCAGAAGCACAAAAGCTGAAAGCCAAGTATCCCGATAAAATTGCTGGAACCCGTGGTCTTGGATTGTTGTTCGGCATTGAACTGACTTTTAATGGTACGAATGTCTGGAAGGCATTGCTTGAGCATAAAATGGTTTGTAACCTCACTCAAGGGACCATTTTGCGTCTAGTGCCTCCTCTGACTATTACAAAAGAAGATATCACGGTTTTCATGAATGTTTTGGACACGATTCTTGAAACCGTTGAGATTGAGTCAGCTTGACCACTCATGGCGTAGAGCGTATCTTTTGCAAAGAGGTACAATGTCATGAGTGGCGTCGCCCCCATAGGTTCGGTCAATGAGTATCAGCCCCTTACCCGAGAGGATGAGCGGGAACGCATTGAGCCGGATAATCAGCCTCCTGTGCATGAAAAATCGACAGAAGCTGTGCAGGGAGCTATTCGTAAGCAGTCCGAAAATGAAACCATTTATGGATTCAAGTACACGGGCAGAGGCTCATTCATCGACAAGGTATTCTAATTAATACCAACGAGAAAATACATCATATAAGGCCGGGACATGGTTCCCGGCCTTACCATATGCAACCATTGGAGACACCACGATATGTCCACCCTTTTGAAGATTGAAATTGTCATTGCCGACGAACAGGCTGAAGAGGCCGAAGGATTCATATCCACCAGGGTTGCTCACGGGTGGGAAGAAGGCGAAGCTGAAAATGGTCGTCGAATGACAATCTTTCTTGAAGATCACCCGTCTGGAAAATTGATTGCACAGGATTTTCAGGCACAGTTTCCAGAAGCATCCGTGACCTTTTCGGAAGAAGAGCCGCAGGATTGGGTCATGGCATGGAAGGACTTTTTTACCCCTGTCACCTGCGGAGAAACTTTCAAGATTTTCCCACCGTGGCTCAATGAAGATGCAAAAAATGGAACCACACATATTGTTATTGAACCCAAAATGGCTTTTGGTACCGGTCATCACCCGACCACATCATTGTGTTTGGGGACGATTGGAACATT
This genomic window contains:
- a CDS encoding sodium:solute symporter family protein: MEGKLLGIIIYLCVIFYLGYRAWKNTKQSTDYMLAGRGMNPFVLAMSYGATFVSTSAIIGFGGVSGMFGMSLLWLTFLTIFVGIFIAMVFFGKRTRRMGLALDSHTFPELLGRRYKSKFIQQFSGVVIFVFIPVYAAAVLIGICRMLEVAFPAVSYGAWLLIVTAVVAMYVITGGLKAVMYTDAFQGTIMAVMMLILIVTTYSLLGGVTEAHQALTDMINLVPTKLQQGGLVGWTTGPHLQSPIGLTIYTTIIYGVGIGVLAQPQLAIRFMTVPSDRELNRAVAIGGVFILLMTGVAFLAGALSNVVFYKEFGKISIAMAGGNFDKIIPLYIDKIMPGWFSGLFLVAMFAAAMSTMSSQYHVGGTSLSRDFLEQHVSIGNGDSSMKLNRLGVTVAVIATLIWAWLLPGGVIARATAFFFGLCAASFLPIYVLGLYWKGMTKIGAKISMVGGFVFSMFWLLFIHLKEAAPIGLCQALTGQVTLVANTSKGSWIWLLQWVDPNVVALPVSLALAVGISLATRRMEQKHLDLCWDGLC
- a CDS encoding class II glutamine amidotransferase, which gives rise to MKAPDRYYDFEKDISGCGIFGVINKKRGLIPGDMPIQAMTCMHDRGNGLGGGFAAYGIYPDHADKYCFHMMCDDDAAIKGSEEMIKTYFDLHYYEPIPTRRTLAIPNPPMFNRYFVTVPEKPDNEFWELPEEDYIVAVVMKINTTVPGAFVVSSGKNMGAFKGVGFPEDIAEFFRLEEYSAYIWTGHNRFPTNTPGWWGGAHPFTILNWSIVHNGEISSYGINRRYLCEHDYLCTMMTDTEVVAYELDMLIRKHGLSWEMTAKCFAPPFWDEIERMDDEDKELYTTLRATYGPGMLNGPFAILVADNNRLMGLNDRIKLRPLLVAEKDDMVFMSSEESAVRDVCPDLDRVWMPKAGEPVIVDLED
- a CDS encoding glutamate synthase-related protein is translated as MLFQPINKNYHEFCIERDKDLCINCKVCVRQCSYEAHYWDEARQKVMHDNTKCIGCHRCEALCPTAALNIVNKPSDFRTNNLWRPVFLQNIYKQADTGGVLLAGMGSPVDIPVYWDRMLLDASQVTNPSIDPLREPMELKTFLGAKPRKLNITTDKKTGKPKLNTKLTPQLELDIPIMFAAMSFGAINFNLHRAMARAATATGTAYNTGEGGLHKSLYKYGKNTIVQVASGRFGVHLDYLKAGAGIEIKVGQGAKPGIGGHLPGEKINDMVSETRMVPIGSDAISPAPHHDIYSIEDLLQLIYALKEASEYKVPVSVKIAAVHNVAAIASGIARAGADIITVDGMRGGTGAAPAMIRDNVGIPIELALAQVDQRLRDEGIRNNVSIVAAGGIRCSGDVVKAIALGADAVYIGTATLIAVGCTICGRCYTGKCPWGIATNDPKLSKRQNPDIAAKKLTNLIRAWGHEIEEMLGGMGLNSIESLRGNRDKLRGVGLSDTELDILGIKHAGR
- a CDS encoding 4Fe-4S dicluster domain-containing protein; the encoded protein is MKRVYPDKDYCIGCHLCELACITAHSKSKDLIVAYREERSKDGLSPCKKVFEKGDTCVAISCRHCDEPSCVAACISGGLYKDPETGRTVYDRNKCVGCWSCLMACPYGAIRRHPTESKIVKCDLCEGREEGPACVQACPNQALKFEER
- a CDS encoding symporter small accessory protein, yielding MLGFGSVEIALAFWLSIGATLLCVVYGIVNWNNSGDPTTTVESGEDK
- a CDS encoding NAD(P)/FAD-dependent oxidoreductase, with the protein product MKYVIIGNGIASIGAIEGIRKVDTDNEILIIGAEDSPAYGRPLISYLLAGKIGPDRLALRPQEFYEKSKVSLKLGTTVTGIDTKAKTVTTNKGETIEFENLLIATGGIPFTPPIPGSDGTDVYNFTNLKHAQTLISKAKEIKRAVVIGGGLIGLKAGESLFDRGVDVTILELSPRILSLAFDENAASLAGSRLAEVGLNVRCGVSAKEIQRDADGKLKGVHLTDGDFLQTDVVVIAIGVVPNYGLAKSAGIEVDRGIHVDDHMRTSADGIFAAGDVAQAKDLLFGDDRVIPIWTNAYNQGFCAGKNMTGTDIEFKGSLAMNSISFYGLPTISVGTVNPPEDDESYTASITLDKKKKSYRKLVFQKDHLVGYVLVGDIDMAGMYTAFVKFQMPIPEEAKKQLLAGEPDVLMWPDDFFRETWNPKA
- the dut gene encoding dUTP diphosphatase, which gives rise to MRKIDVNVKFLHPVWEENELAYATEHSAGLDLRACIDSEDLEIGPGEKAAIPAGVAIEIREPSIAGYVFSRSGLGTKDGLTVSQGVGVIDPDYRGEIKVSLLNTSDKVRRIKRGQRIAQLVFMPIFQAAILPVDELGDTDRGAGGFGSTGKH
- a CDS encoding aspartate aminotransferase family protein; its protein translation is MSNKFDEIVKKENALLCNTYGRYPLAISKAKDCRLYDLDGNEYYDFLAGIAVCSLGHSREDLAEVMAEQAKKLVHVSNLFYQEPQLELAEKLLSTCNAGKVFFCNSGAEANEGAIKLARKYMCTVKNENRYEIITLEKSFHGRTLSTLTATGQTGPIKDGFSPLPEGFITVPFGNVNALRGAIGKNTAAIMIEMVQGEGGARPLSSDYVNDIVQICKENGILLIVDEIQTGVCRTGRMWAHQHYNITPDIFTSAKALANGLPIGAMLCTDELAKGFTLGSHGTTFGGGAVVSAVAAKVLDIMINEKMAERAWEMGEFAAAEAQKLKAKYPDKIAGTRGLGLLFGIELTFNGTNVWKALLEHKMVCNLTQGTILRLVPPLTITKEDITVFMNVLDTILETVEIESA